In Asanoa sp. WMMD1127, one genomic interval encodes:
- a CDS encoding LPXTG cell wall anchor domain-containing protein: MVTARRLFAGLAVAGAFVAATAPAAHAAPNLRVEAMGTLVAPDSSSPAYMFVGSDEGLTGTVTVTVDSSALDGAYVSVENSGWRCDTTTGALIHCELPAGEDSYGEILDYQVHGKGDAKPGDEGSITFTVEAGGAKAFGKTVVTVAEPSDLAVAETVTVPGLPGGVAHANQPLANIGQSTVEGTVLLLQPEYRTLYDGNFENCTSYAEYFAVCTFDEPLAPGTNYRLSEDLPFRVDKAARTGAVFHSFAVWLTEAEWALIEDAWITDDVDPKPGTGDPLRLEKVANSQRVPQVDVDGYNNFSSIDIKVGGDNRADLAAVGATAAGAAGATVAVQPSVKNLGPAALELLANEHIDPVIRITIPEGTTAVEASGDCAPYGAGDEWLDWEKLGTPGAKEYGCLAYELNPGDTWQYFFTLKIDKVVPDATGAITVKVDGDPNAANDTAAIVVNGTDAGGGTGGGDGGLPVTGPQATLIASLGALLVGGGVAGFVLFRRRRMRFIA; encoded by the coding sequence ATGGTCACTGCTCGCCGGCTCTTCGCCGGGCTCGCGGTCGCCGGCGCGTTCGTGGCCGCGACCGCGCCGGCCGCTCATGCCGCGCCCAACCTTCGCGTCGAGGCGATGGGGACCCTCGTGGCCCCGGACAGCTCGTCCCCCGCCTACATGTTCGTCGGCAGCGACGAGGGGCTGACCGGCACGGTGACCGTCACGGTCGACTCGTCCGCGCTCGACGGCGCCTATGTCTCGGTCGAGAACTCGGGCTGGCGGTGCGACACCACCACCGGCGCGCTGATCCACTGCGAGCTGCCGGCCGGCGAGGACAGCTACGGCGAGATCCTCGACTATCAGGTCCACGGCAAGGGCGACGCCAAGCCCGGCGACGAAGGCAGCATCACCTTCACCGTCGAGGCCGGGGGCGCCAAGGCGTTCGGGAAGACGGTCGTCACCGTCGCCGAGCCCAGCGACCTCGCCGTGGCCGAGACCGTGACCGTGCCGGGCCTGCCGGGCGGTGTCGCGCACGCCAACCAGCCGCTCGCCAACATCGGGCAGTCCACGGTGGAGGGCACCGTCCTGCTGCTGCAGCCCGAGTACCGCACGCTGTACGACGGCAACTTCGAGAACTGCACGAGCTACGCGGAGTACTTCGCCGTCTGCACGTTCGACGAGCCGCTCGCGCCGGGCACCAACTACCGGCTCTCCGAGGACCTGCCGTTCCGCGTCGACAAGGCGGCCCGCACGGGGGCGGTGTTCCACTCCTTCGCCGTGTGGCTGACCGAGGCCGAGTGGGCCCTCATCGAGGACGCCTGGATCACCGACGACGTCGACCCCAAGCCGGGCACCGGCGACCCGCTGCGGCTGGAGAAGGTGGCCAACAGCCAGCGCGTCCCGCAGGTCGACGTCGACGGCTACAACAACTTCTCGTCCATCGACATCAAGGTCGGCGGCGACAACCGGGCCGACCTGGCCGCGGTCGGCGCCACCGCCGCCGGTGCGGCCGGCGCGACCGTCGCCGTGCAGCCCTCGGTCAAGAACCTCGGCCCGGCCGCGCTCGAGCTGCTCGCCAACGAGCACATCGACCCGGTCATCCGGATCACGATCCCCGAGGGTACGACCGCGGTGGAGGCCTCCGGCGACTGCGCACCGTACGGCGCGGGCGACGAGTGGCTCGACTGGGAGAAGCTCGGCACTCCGGGCGCCAAGGAGTACGGCTGCCTGGCGTACGAGCTGAACCCGGGCGACACCTGGCAGTACTTCTTCACTCTCAAGATCGACAAGGTGGTCCCCGACGCGACTGGCGCCATCACCGTCAAGGTCGACGGCGACCCGAACGCCGCCAACGACACCGCCGCGATCGTCGTCAACGGCACCGACGCCGGCGGCGGCACCGGCGGCGGCGACGGTGGCCTGCCGGTCACCGGCCCGCAGGCCACGCTGATCGCCAGCCTGGGCGCCCTGCTGGTCGGTGGGGGCGTCGCCGGCTTCGTGCTGTTCCGGCGCCGCCGGATGCGCTTCATCGCCTGA
- a CDS encoding DUF427 domain-containing protein, translating to MESVWDYPRPPRLERTASRVTVMHAGLTIADTDRCWRVLETSHPPVYYVPRDAIAAGVLEPGPGRSFCEFKGEASYWDVVVGETRVRQAGWSYEHPSPGYAEIAGAVAFYPGRVDECRVAGELVRPQEGDFYGGWITPDITGPFKGGPGTTGW from the coding sequence ATGGAGTCGGTTTGGGACTACCCGCGTCCGCCCCGCTTGGAACGCACCGCGTCCCGGGTGACGGTCATGCACGCGGGGCTGACGATCGCTGACACCGACCGCTGTTGGCGCGTTCTCGAGACCTCACACCCGCCGGTCTACTACGTGCCCCGCGACGCCATCGCCGCTGGCGTGCTCGAACCCGGTCCGGGCCGGTCCTTCTGCGAGTTCAAGGGCGAAGCCAGTTACTGGGACGTCGTCGTGGGGGAGACCCGCGTGCGGCAGGCGGGCTGGTCCTACGAGCACCCCTCGCCCGGGTACGCGGAGATCGCCGGAGCGGTCGCTTTCTATCCAGGCCGGGTCGACGAGTGCCGGGTGGCCGGCGAACTGGTCCGGCCGCAGGAGGGTGACTTCTACGGCGGCTGGATCACCCCGGACATCACCGGCCCGTTCAAGGGCGGCCCCGGCACCACGGGCTGGTGA
- a CDS encoding PIG-L family deacetylase, translating into MDVDDLGTIVSIWAHPDDESYLAGGVMAAAVAAGSRVVCVSATAGERGTDDPVRWPPERLGQVRRWEAAAAMAVLGVREHHWLGYPDGELAGLDPAAPVETLTALLADVRPDTILTFGPDGMTFHPDHQAVSRWVGAAWTAAGRPGRILHAVMSSEHLKEWGPTYEDWQVFMSDERPTGVPVEDLALHLMLDGPALDQKIAALAAMHTQTASAITMLGDAYCSLNAQECFVEG; encoded by the coding sequence ATGGACGTTGACGACCTGGGCACGATCGTGTCGATCTGGGCGCATCCGGACGACGAGAGCTATCTCGCCGGGGGTGTGATGGCGGCCGCGGTCGCCGCCGGCAGCCGCGTGGTGTGTGTTTCCGCGACCGCGGGCGAGCGGGGCACGGATGACCCCGTGCGGTGGCCGCCGGAGCGGCTCGGTCAGGTGCGGCGCTGGGAGGCCGCCGCCGCGATGGCGGTGCTGGGCGTACGAGAGCATCACTGGCTCGGCTACCCGGATGGTGAGCTGGCCGGTCTCGACCCGGCCGCGCCGGTCGAGACCCTGACGGCGCTGCTGGCTGACGTCCGGCCCGACACGATCCTGACGTTCGGCCCGGACGGCATGACGTTCCACCCGGACCACCAGGCCGTCTCGCGCTGGGTCGGCGCCGCCTGGACCGCCGCGGGCCGGCCGGGGCGGATCCTGCACGCCGTCATGTCAAGCGAGCACCTCAAGGAGTGGGGCCCGACGTACGAGGACTGGCAGGTCTTCATGTCCGACGAGCGGCCGACCGGCGTACCCGTCGAGGATTTGGCTCTGCACCTCATGTTGGACGGGCCCGCGCTGGACCAGAAGATCGCGGCGCTGGCCGCCATGCACACCCAGACCGCCTCCGCCATCACGATGCTGGGCGACGCCTACTGCTCGCTCAACGCGCAGGAGTGCTTTGTGGAGGGATGA
- a CDS encoding BTAD domain-containing putative transcriptional regulator — protein MTARLEISLLGPVTLRRDGAEVPLASVPQRVVLARLALSAGRLASPAALFEALWPDEPPRNATGNLHTYVSRLRQVLGSDRIVREPGGYRLAGDVSLDIDRVSELLAAARRPDEPDPAGRLGAALALWRGEPLSDLPDPAAFAPDLARLAAWRRQLESEWFTARLAAGGAAEALPDLERAAAADPLREDVQVLLATALYQVGRGADALSAVAAYRRRLADEHGLDPGPLLSELAGRLLREDPTLRPPASRRRTFAPGDRFVGRGDELAATEAALAAHRAVTLVGPGGVGKTRLSLELVDRLGGPGPVTVVELHQVSRPDDVAVAVATAVGLQGSTGAVQRPVEAVADLIGSSPTLLVLDNCEHVRPAARDVAAELLARCPELRVLATSRQRLSLAGEKVLRLGPLPGADQVELFCDRAALLRDDFAATASVRAVAAQICATLDGLPLAVELAASREAVFGVTQLLERLTLGLEVLEPVRDADRASAVTATVEWSYRLLDPDAQLLFDRLSVCQGLPLEAVGYFASGPAALAELVEASLVVRDGDRYRLLETMRRVGNSHLDVGGVRAAQEMRVAWMTAYADRFHALQHSRAPSAAGVLQAELVNLRDVLGWTVDSGCWAAAGRLGATVAFGLIDHPELGLIAQLARLAGVPDDVEPAVRGRCLLAAGAAYWLQGDVRTAERVLTEAFELVPDDDPQRWVARYFLVVTHMFAGAPDAVHADARALVADPATPRGAAAGALCCSVLTHIFTGQLSAAESLLASEADLVGQIEDRDGIVAYTRGELAAASDPARALAEFTRSYELSDGQGHRYMREVALIGRTAVLIRLGRSAEAASSCRRSLSSLRSSGMWPQLWTMLRLSAELLVSSGSAEVAAVLLAAGERDPLAPAVHPPEQRRHDELWSVIAAGLGVDGVAAARAAAARIDRPGAVDQAIKALASVE, from the coding sequence GTGACGGCGCGCCTGGAGATCAGCCTCCTCGGCCCGGTGACCCTTCGCCGCGACGGGGCCGAGGTGCCGCTGGCGAGCGTCCCGCAGCGGGTCGTGCTGGCCCGGCTCGCGCTGTCGGCCGGGCGGCTAGCGTCACCCGCCGCCCTGTTCGAGGCGTTGTGGCCCGACGAGCCGCCGCGGAACGCGACCGGGAACCTGCACACGTACGTGTCGCGCCTGCGGCAGGTGCTGGGCTCTGACCGGATCGTGCGGGAGCCGGGCGGCTACCGGTTGGCCGGAGACGTCTCGTTGGACATTGACCGGGTCTCAGAGCTGCTGGCTGCGGCCCGGCGGCCGGACGAGCCGGATCCGGCCGGGCGGCTCGGAGCGGCGCTCGCGCTGTGGCGGGGTGAGCCGCTCTCGGATCTGCCTGATCCGGCCGCGTTCGCGCCGGACCTGGCCCGGCTGGCGGCGTGGCGGCGCCAGCTGGAGTCGGAGTGGTTCACCGCCCGGCTGGCCGCTGGTGGTGCGGCCGAGGCGCTGCCGGACCTGGAGCGGGCGGCGGCGGCCGATCCGCTGCGCGAGGACGTCCAGGTGTTGTTGGCGACGGCGTTGTACCAGGTCGGGCGGGGGGCAGATGCGCTGTCCGCCGTTGCGGCCTACCGTCGCCGGCTGGCCGACGAGCACGGGCTGGACCCCGGGCCTTTGCTCAGCGAGTTGGCCGGCCGGTTGCTGCGGGAGGATCCGACGCTGCGCCCGCCGGCCTCCCGGCGTCGAACCTTCGCCCCGGGCGACCGGTTCGTGGGCCGGGGCGACGAGCTGGCCGCGACCGAAGCGGCGCTGGCTGCCCATCGGGCCGTGACGCTGGTCGGGCCGGGCGGGGTGGGCAAAACGCGGCTCAGCCTGGAGCTGGTCGACCGGCTCGGCGGGCCCGGCCCGGTCACGGTGGTCGAGCTGCACCAGGTGTCCCGGCCCGACGACGTCGCGGTTGCCGTGGCCACCGCTGTCGGGCTGCAGGGGTCGACCGGCGCTGTCCAGCGTCCGGTCGAGGCGGTGGCCGACCTCATCGGTTCCTCGCCGACCCTGCTGGTGCTGGACAACTGCGAGCATGTGCGACCGGCGGCCCGCGACGTCGCGGCCGAGCTGCTGGCCCGCTGTCCCGAGCTGCGGGTGCTGGCCACGTCGCGGCAGCGGCTGTCGTTGGCGGGGGAGAAGGTGCTCCGGCTCGGTCCGCTGCCTGGTGCGGACCAGGTGGAGCTGTTCTGTGACCGGGCGGCGTTGCTGCGGGACGACTTCGCGGCGACGGCATCGGTGCGGGCGGTGGCGGCGCAGATCTGCGCCACGCTCGACGGCCTGCCGCTGGCGGTGGAGCTGGCGGCGAGCCGGGAGGCGGTGTTCGGCGTCACCCAGTTGCTGGAGCGGCTGACTTTGGGGCTGGAGGTGTTGGAGCCCGTCCGGGACGCCGATCGGGCCAGCGCCGTGACCGCGACGGTCGAATGGTCGTACCGGCTGCTCGATCCGGACGCCCAGTTGCTGTTCGACCGGCTGTCGGTGTGCCAGGGCTTACCGCTGGAGGCGGTCGGCTATTTCGCTTCCGGCCCGGCCGCGTTGGCCGAGCTGGTCGAGGCGTCCCTCGTGGTCCGCGACGGCGACCGCTACCGGCTCCTGGAGACGATGCGGCGGGTCGGCAACAGCCACCTCGATGTGGGCGGCGTCCGGGCCGCGCAGGAGATGCGGGTGGCGTGGATGACCGCGTACGCCGATCGGTTCCATGCCCTGCAGCACTCACGCGCGCCGTCGGCGGCCGGGGTCCTTCAGGCTGAGCTCGTCAACTTGCGTGACGTTCTGGGTTGGACTGTCGACAGTGGATGCTGGGCGGCCGCGGGTCGGCTGGGTGCGACCGTGGCGTTCGGGTTGATCGACCATCCGGAGCTCGGGCTGATCGCGCAGCTGGCGCGGTTGGCGGGAGTGCCGGACGATGTCGAGCCGGCTGTCCGGGGTCGCTGTCTGCTGGCCGCGGGGGCGGCGTACTGGCTGCAGGGTGATGTTCGCACGGCCGAGCGAGTTCTTACCGAGGCGTTCGAGCTGGTGCCGGACGATGACCCGCAGCGTTGGGTGGCCCGGTATTTCCTGGTCGTCACGCACATGTTCGCGGGCGCGCCGGACGCGGTGCACGCTGACGCTCGGGCGCTGGTCGCGGATCCGGCCACTCCGCGCGGTGCTGCTGCCGGGGCGCTGTGCTGTTCGGTGCTCACCCACATCTTCACCGGTCAGCTTTCCGCGGCGGAGTCGTTGTTGGCTTCGGAGGCCGATCTGGTCGGTCAGATCGAGGATCGGGACGGAATCGTGGCCTACACCCGGGGCGAGCTGGCGGCGGCGAGCGATCCCGCCCGCGCGTTGGCGGAGTTCACACGGTCTTACGAGCTGTCGGACGGTCAGGGGCACCGGTACATGCGGGAGGTCGCCCTGATCGGTCGGACCGCTGTGCTGATCCGGCTCGGGCGGAGTGCGGAGGCCGCGTCGAGCTGTCGTCGGTCGCTGTCGAGCCTGCGGTCCAGCGGGATGTGGCCGCAGTTGTGGACGATGTTGCGCTTGTCGGCGGAGTTGCTGGTGTCGTCGGGTTCGGCGGAGGTGGCGGCTGTGTTGTTGGCGGCGGGGGAGCGGGATCCGTTGGCGCCGGCTGTCCATCCGCCCGAGCAGCGGCGGCACGACGAGCTGTGGTCGGTCATCGCGGCCGGGCTCGGCGTCGACGGGGTGGCGGCGGCCCGGGCGGCGGCGGCCCGCATCGACCGGCCGGGAGCGGTTGACCAGGCGATCAAGGCGCTGGCAAGCGTGGAGTGA
- a CDS encoding class I SAM-dependent methyltransferase, producing MTDSQIAVEDFVGRVLTDFAGATTTAATVLGDRAGLYKAMAGLGWTTADKLAATTGLNPRLVREWLAVQVVSGYVTYDAATGAYELPVEHAMVLAVEDSPAYIIGAADIIAGEFEMLSRLEAALRSDGGVAYRDYPSTVHTGIERFFRTAYVHQLAQVWFPSVPGLVSRLEAGARVADFGCGHGVATLLMASLWPASTFDGFDSHEASVVTARARAVEAGSPSNVAFHVAAGDAVTDGPYDVVVFFDALHDMGDPPAVLRRAYDVLAPGGVVVAVEPWSVDNLADGIGNPIVRLNYAASTLLCTPNSLSQPGAYGLGTAGGPTHRVQLLADAGFRDAAVVADTGHNLVVAGVR from the coding sequence ATGACTGACTCCCAGATCGCAGTTGAAGATTTCGTCGGCCGGGTGCTCACCGACTTCGCCGGCGCGACCACCACGGCCGCGACCGTGCTCGGCGACCGGGCGGGCCTCTACAAGGCCATGGCCGGCCTCGGCTGGACGACCGCCGACAAACTCGCGGCGACCACGGGCCTGAATCCGCGGCTCGTACGCGAATGGCTCGCCGTCCAGGTCGTCTCGGGCTACGTGACCTACGACGCGGCGACCGGGGCGTACGAGCTGCCGGTGGAACACGCGATGGTGCTCGCGGTGGAGGACTCGCCCGCCTACATCATCGGCGCGGCCGACATCATCGCGGGTGAGTTCGAGATGCTGTCCCGGCTGGAGGCCGCGCTGCGCTCGGACGGCGGCGTCGCCTACCGCGACTATCCGTCCACTGTGCACACAGGCATCGAACGCTTCTTCCGGACGGCGTACGTGCATCAGCTCGCCCAGGTCTGGTTCCCGTCGGTGCCGGGCCTGGTCTCCCGCCTCGAGGCCGGCGCGCGGGTCGCGGACTTCGGCTGCGGCCATGGCGTGGCGACGCTGCTGATGGCGTCGCTGTGGCCGGCGTCGACGTTCGACGGCTTCGACAGCCACGAGGCGTCGGTGGTCACCGCTCGGGCGCGCGCCGTCGAGGCGGGCAGCCCGTCGAACGTGGCGTTCCACGTCGCCGCGGGCGACGCCGTGACTGACGGCCCGTACGACGTGGTGGTCTTCTTCGACGCCCTGCACGACATGGGCGACCCGCCGGCGGTCCTGCGCCGGGCCTACGACGTGCTGGCACCGGGCGGTGTGGTGGTCGCGGTCGAGCCGTGGTCGGTCGACAACCTCGCGGACGGCATCGGGAATCCGATCGTGCGCCTGAACTACGCGGCCTCGACGCTGCTCTGCACGCCGAACTCGCTGTCGCAGCCGGGCGCTTACGGCCTGGGCACGGCCGGCGGTCCCACCCACCGGGTCCAGCTGCTGGCCGACGCCGGCTTCCGCGACGCGGCCGTGGTGGCCGACACGGGCCACAACCTCGTTGTCGCCGGGGTGCGGTAG
- a CDS encoding alpha/beta hydrolase family protein: protein MSLHVYATGDKRDPAIVFLHGLGVSSWMWTQQVEQLSGRFFCVTVDLPGNGASHGVPWRSFGDTAAAVADVVAGTPSGRAHVVGLSLGGYVALTLTARHPELVGNVVVSGVTATPMTPAWSYRLATRAGAVIMRRPTLCRAYGVALRMPSDARAAMAADARVLSAATTRRIYDEIVPFRAPSRLERVLAVAASHDAALIRRGLNAFAAAGATVAVAPNAHHAWNAEHPDLFSDMVAAWVTDRTVAPGLADGSA from the coding sequence ATGTCGTTGCACGTCTACGCGACCGGCGACAAACGCGACCCCGCCATCGTGTTCCTGCACGGGCTCGGTGTGAGCAGTTGGATGTGGACACAACAGGTGGAGCAGCTCTCCGGCCGCTTCTTCTGCGTCACCGTTGACCTGCCCGGCAACGGCGCGAGCCACGGCGTGCCCTGGCGGTCGTTCGGCGACACCGCCGCGGCGGTCGCGGACGTTGTCGCCGGCACGCCAAGCGGTCGGGCCCACGTCGTCGGGCTCTCCCTCGGCGGCTACGTCGCACTCACGCTCACCGCCCGCCACCCCGAGCTCGTCGGGAACGTCGTCGTCAGCGGGGTGACGGCCACGCCGATGACGCCGGCCTGGAGCTACCGGCTGGCGACCCGGGCCGGGGCGGTCATCATGCGCCGACCAACCCTGTGCCGGGCGTACGGCGTCGCCCTGCGGATGCCGTCGGACGCGCGTGCGGCCATGGCGGCCGACGCGCGCGTGCTGTCCGCGGCGACCACCAGGCGGATCTACGACGAAATCGTCCCGTTTCGCGCGCCGTCCCGCTTGGAGCGCGTCCTCGCCGTGGCGGCCAGCCACGACGCCGCCCTGATCCGGCGCGGCCTGAACGCGTTCGCGGCGGCGGGGGCAACCGTCGCCGTCGCCCCGAACGCCCATCACGCCTGGAATGCCGAGCATCCCGACCTGTTCAGCGACATGGTGGCCGCGTGGGTCACCGACCGCACCGTCGCACCAGGCCTTGCGGACGGCAGCGCATAG
- a CDS encoding helix-turn-helix domain-containing protein, protein MNENTARTLLHPVRLRIVSEFTGGQRTVRELAEALPDVPQATLYRHVAALLEGGVLQQVGERAARGPSERIYRVAQGADRIPAEEVDSLSAAEHRRVFSVFAASLVDSFAAYVDSGKAVPSADGLSYNRAVVNLSTKEMDAFGKRFGALVAEVLAIPPARHRRRYHLASCVIPAVS, encoded by the coding sequence ATGAATGAGAATACCGCCCGGACGTTGCTCCATCCCGTACGGCTGCGGATCGTCAGCGAGTTCACCGGTGGGCAGCGGACGGTTCGGGAGCTGGCCGAGGCGTTGCCCGACGTCCCGCAGGCGACGCTCTACCGACACGTCGCCGCGCTGCTGGAGGGCGGCGTCCTCCAGCAGGTGGGTGAGCGCGCCGCCCGTGGCCCGAGCGAGCGCATCTACCGGGTCGCACAGGGCGCCGACCGCATACCCGCCGAAGAGGTCGACTCCCTGTCAGCCGCCGAGCACCGCCGGGTGTTCTCCGTCTTCGCCGCCTCGCTGGTCGACTCCTTCGCGGCGTACGTCGACTCCGGCAAGGCGGTGCCCAGCGCCGACGGGCTCTCGTACAACCGCGCCGTGGTCAATCTTTCGACCAAGGAGATGGACGCCTTCGGGAAGCGGTTCGGCGCGCTGGTCGCCGAGGTGCTTGCGATCCCGCCGGCGCGGCACCGCCGCCGATACCACCTGGCGTCCTGCGTCATCCCGGCGGTGAGCTAG
- a CDS encoding SigE family RNA polymerase sigma factor — MTTSDEAAFRDYVGARMAAWRRTAYLMCRDWHLADDLVGTVLGKLYRRWRRRSEINDVDAYVNGMLARAVIDETRRPWRRERLVDEFPADGTVDAADANSVDRLTLDSYLARLGPRRRAVLVLRFYCDLSVEETADVLGVSLGTVKSQTARGLETLRALSSTHHEMRRIP; from the coding sequence ATGACGACCTCGGACGAGGCGGCGTTCCGCGACTACGTGGGTGCGCGGATGGCAGCCTGGCGACGGACCGCCTACCTGATGTGTCGCGACTGGCACCTGGCCGACGACCTAGTGGGGACGGTGTTGGGCAAGCTGTACCGTCGTTGGCGCCGCCGTTCGGAGATCAACGACGTCGACGCCTACGTGAACGGGATGCTGGCCCGGGCGGTGATCGACGAGACGCGTCGGCCCTGGCGCCGCGAGCGTCTGGTTGACGAGTTCCCGGCGGACGGCACAGTCGATGCCGCCGACGCGAACAGTGTCGACCGGCTCACGCTGGACTCCTACCTCGCCCGGCTTGGGCCGCGCCGGCGGGCCGTGCTCGTCCTTCGGTTCTATTGCGACCTGTCCGTCGAGGAGACCGCCGACGTGCTCGGCGTATCGCTCGGCACGGTCAAGAGCCAGACCGCGCGCGGGCTCGAGACCCTGCGCGCGCTGTCGTCGACACACCACGAGATGAGGCGGATCCCATGA
- a CDS encoding DEAD/DEAH box helicase translates to MKVRPETLLARRGGLRGLLGRHQIRLDPDQAVRRLLEQTKADDQLALTSLDSSRADSELPAAPFVGLQRVQSRRLRRELRRFQQRDLEKLQGLAHGANFSVPGAGKTTVAIALHLHAQEQGRVDRLLVVAPLSAFDAWEEEAQGIVDPPLSIGRWRGGALPATDVVLVNYQRLPNSTDRLTEWMTRERVHLVVDEAHRAKRGAAGGWGRALLDLAPLAARRDILTGTPAPNHPRDLRALLDILWPGGRVSARLPRQAMQQEPPMTAMASVAEAIRPIYVRTNKRELELPDVVVGRIRVAMSPLQRQIYDAMLSQYAGMFDLDRRDRTMFAQMGDVVMYLLQAASSPQLLARGAGQSQSYRYPPLAIPAGSRLARLVETYAAHEVPAKVQRACAIVYENSMAGRKTLVWSNFPDNLLALEVQLAGLYPSVIYGAIPSDETAQPGVRTRERELERFRSDPRCMVLLANPAAMSEGVSLHRTCHDAIYLDRTFNAGQYLQSLDRIHRLGLSPDVQTNVTLLLADGTIDDRVDRRVAEKTRRLSQMLDDPGLVQMALPDDDDSGDLVDDPEDLEEILEHLGGARTDVSERWEVQPA, encoded by the coding sequence ATGAAGGTACGTCCAGAGACGCTTCTTGCGCGCCGAGGCGGGCTGCGGGGTCTGCTGGGTAGACATCAAATCCGCCTAGACCCTGACCAGGCGGTCCGGCGTCTTCTCGAACAGACCAAGGCGGACGACCAACTCGCGCTGACGTCGCTCGACTCCAGCCGGGCAGACTCGGAGCTACCTGCAGCGCCGTTCGTGGGACTACAGCGGGTCCAGTCGAGGCGGCTACGCCGCGAGCTTCGCCGGTTCCAGCAGCGTGACCTTGAGAAGCTTCAAGGGCTAGCGCACGGCGCCAACTTTTCCGTTCCTGGAGCGGGCAAGACCACTGTCGCCATCGCCCTACACCTCCATGCCCAAGAACAAGGTCGCGTCGACCGGCTCTTGGTGGTGGCGCCTCTCTCAGCCTTTGACGCGTGGGAGGAGGAGGCACAAGGCATCGTCGACCCACCCTTGTCAATCGGCCGCTGGCGTGGTGGCGCACTCCCAGCGACCGACGTCGTCTTGGTCAACTACCAACGGCTACCAAACTCAACAGACCGTCTTACGGAGTGGATGACTCGCGAGCGAGTGCACCTTGTCGTTGACGAAGCGCACCGAGCGAAGCGTGGTGCGGCCGGCGGGTGGGGCAGAGCGCTACTGGACCTTGCACCGTTGGCGGCACGCAGAGACATACTCACCGGTACGCCTGCGCCTAACCATCCGCGGGACCTGAGGGCGCTCCTGGACATCCTGTGGCCAGGCGGAAGGGTGTCGGCGCGGCTACCTCGGCAGGCGATGCAACAAGAGCCTCCAATGACCGCCATGGCCTCGGTTGCTGAAGCGATTCGCCCGATCTATGTCCGGACCAATAAGCGCGAGCTTGAGCTTCCCGACGTAGTCGTTGGCCGCATACGCGTAGCGATGAGTCCGCTGCAACGTCAAATCTACGACGCGATGTTAAGCCAATATGCCGGTATGTTCGATCTCGACCGTCGAGATCGCACAATGTTCGCGCAGATGGGCGACGTCGTCATGTACCTATTACAAGCCGCATCTAGCCCCCAGCTTTTGGCACGAGGCGCGGGTCAAAGCCAGAGTTATCGCTATCCCCCGCTCGCTATCCCGGCCGGAAGTCGGCTTGCGAGGCTGGTTGAAACGTATGCGGCGCACGAGGTTCCGGCCAAGGTTCAGCGCGCCTGTGCGATCGTCTACGAGAATTCTATGGCGGGTAGAAAAACGCTTGTATGGTCCAATTTCCCCGACAACCTTCTCGCATTGGAGGTACAACTTGCGGGACTCTACCCTTCCGTCATTTATGGTGCGATTCCGAGTGACGAGACAGCGCAGCCAGGGGTTCGGACTAGAGAACGTGAGCTCGAACGCTTCCGCAGCGATCCCAGATGTATGGTGCTTCTGGCAAATCCCGCAGCGATGTCAGAAGGCGTGAGCCTTCACAGGACGTGTCACGACGCCATCTACCTGGATCGAACGTTCAATGCCGGCCAGTATCTTCAATCCCTTGATCGAATTCACCGCTTGGGCCTCTCTCCCGACGTTCAAACGAACGTGACACTATTGCTGGCCGATGGAACGATCGACGACCGTGTCGATAGGAGGGTCGCAGAGAAGACGAGACGGCTGTCGCAGATGCTCGACGACCCAGGGCTAGTGCAAATGGCTCTCCCGGACGACGACGATTCGGGAGACTTGGTCGACGATCCGGAAGACTTGGAGGAGATTCTTGAGCATTTGGGTGGCGCTCGAACGGATGTATCGGAGCGATGGGAGGTCCAACCCGCATGA